A single window of Candidatus Dadabacteria bacterium DNA harbors:
- a CDS encoding cell division protein ZapA, translated as MKDRIKVVFFGKEYSVLTDAEKSYLMKIVEYLEQKITKAAEDNAPVTVPAPVFLASLEIVDDFFALQREFDEFKRTAERKTEELVGLLESPGSQKEPVLIEESPEDPFRSRGNSF; from the coding sequence ATGAAAGACAGGATAAAAGTAGTTTTCTTTGGCAAGGAATATTCAGTCCTTACGGATGCTGAAAAGAGTTACCTTATGAAAATTGTAGAGTACCTTGAACAAAAGATTACCAAGGCAGCTGAAGACAACGCACCTGTAACTGTCCCTGCTCCCGTTTTTCTGGCTTCTCTTGAGATCGTCGATGATTTCTTCGCACTGCAGAGGGAATTTGATGAGTTCAAAAGAACCGCGGAAAGAAAAACAGAAGAACTGGTCGGACTGCTCGAATCACCCGGAAGCCAAAAAGAACCCGTCCTTATTGAAGAAAGCCCCGAAGACCCTTTCAGATCAAGAGGAAACAGCTTCTGA